A single genomic interval of Mycolicibacterium sp. MU0053 harbors:
- the coaA gene encoding type I pantothenate kinase: MSRLSEPSPYVEFDRKQWRALRMSTPLKLTEEEVLGLRGLGEQLDLLEVEEVYLPLARLIHLQVAARQRLFAATAEFLGESDQNPDRPVPFIIGVAGSVAVGKSTTARVLQALLARWGNHARVDLVTTDGFLYPNAELSRRNIMHRKGFPESYDRRALMRFVTTVKSGAEVACAPVYSHLLYDIIPGEKQMVRHPDILVLEGLNVLQTGPTLMVSDLFDFSVYVDARIEDIEQWYVSRFLSMREGAFADPQSHFHSYSTLTDEQAVFAARDIWHSINRPNLIENILPTRPRATLVLRKDSDHSINRLRLRKL, from the coding sequence ATGTCGCGGCTGAGCGAGCCGAGCCCGTACGTGGAGTTCGACCGGAAGCAATGGCGAGCGCTGCGTATGTCGACGCCGCTCAAGTTGACCGAGGAAGAGGTCCTCGGGCTGCGCGGGCTCGGTGAACAACTCGACCTGCTCGAGGTCGAAGAGGTCTATCTGCCGCTGGCCCGGTTGATCCATCTGCAGGTCGCGGCCCGCCAGCGGCTCTTCGCCGCGACCGCCGAGTTCCTCGGCGAATCCGATCAGAACCCGGACCGGCCGGTGCCATTCATCATCGGGGTGGCCGGCAGCGTCGCGGTCGGCAAATCCACCACGGCCCGCGTGCTGCAGGCCCTGTTGGCCCGCTGGGGCAACCACGCGCGGGTGGACCTGGTCACCACCGACGGCTTCCTCTACCCGAACGCCGAGTTGTCCCGTCGAAACATCATGCACCGCAAGGGTTTTCCGGAAAGCTACGACCGCAGGGCCCTGATGCGCTTCGTGACGACGGTGAAGTCCGGGGCCGAAGTGGCCTGTGCGCCGGTGTATTCGCACCTGCTCTACGACATCATCCCCGGCGAGAAGCAGATGGTCAGGCACCCCGACATCCTGGTGCTCGAGGGACTCAACGTGCTGCAGACCGGTCCCACGCTGATGGTCTCGGACCTGTTCGACTTCTCGGTGTACGTCGATGCCCGCATCGAGGACATCGAGCAGTGGTATGTCTCGCGGTTCCTGTCGATGCGCGAGGGCGCGTTCGCCGACCCGCAGTCGCACTTCCACAGCTACTCCACGCTGACCGATGAACAAGCCGTCTTCGCCGCGCGCGACATCTGGCATTCGATCAACCGGCCCAACCTGATCGAGAACATCCTGCCGACCCGGCCGCGCGCCACGCTGGTGCTGCGCAAGGACTCCGACCACTCGATCAACCGGCTGCGGCTGCGCAAGCTCTGA
- a CDS encoding DUF885 domain-containing protein, translating into MEAAALIREYLLLGLRFDRVEEGYVDSFTGDQTLRKQVADEPAPDPAELARQAQRLLAALPEVPRRDGFDETRAAYLGAHLRALECAAHKFAGADVGFVDEVRAYFDVEISKGDQDRYRQAHALLDDALGGAGPLVDRMNADRRADEIPPARLGDCIEAFSSALRDRVRADFPLPERETVSYEVVTDKPWSGFNYYHGDYRSTVAVNADLKQQMSNLPSLVAHESYPGHHTEHCRKEAGLVAGLGQQEQTIFLVNTPQCLMAEGLADLALYAAIGPDWGFWAAEIYADLGLRFDAERAQAISVARATLADVRQDAALMLHDEHRDIDEVVAYVRRWLLVDEARARQMMRFLSSPLWRAYTSTYVEGYRLLRPWLDDRPVGVTLTQQFGRLLDEPLIPSTLRAA; encoded by the coding sequence ATGGAAGCTGCTGCGTTGATCCGCGAGTACCTGCTGCTCGGACTGCGGTTCGACCGCGTCGAAGAGGGCTACGTGGATTCGTTCACCGGGGACCAGACGCTGCGCAAGCAGGTCGCAGACGAGCCCGCGCCCGACCCCGCCGAGCTGGCCCGGCAGGCCCAGCGGCTGTTGGCCGCGCTGCCGGAGGTGCCGCGCCGCGACGGGTTCGACGAGACCCGCGCGGCCTACCTCGGCGCGCACCTGCGGGCCCTGGAGTGTGCCGCACACAAGTTCGCCGGCGCCGACGTCGGGTTCGTCGACGAGGTCCGGGCCTACTTCGACGTGGAGATCAGCAAGGGCGACCAGGACCGCTACCGGCAGGCGCACGCGCTGCTCGACGACGCGCTCGGCGGCGCCGGCCCGCTGGTGGACCGGATGAACGCGGACCGCCGCGCCGACGAGATCCCGCCCGCCCGCCTCGGCGACTGCATCGAGGCGTTCTCGAGCGCGCTGCGCGACCGGGTCCGCGCGGATTTCCCGCTGCCGGAGCGCGAAACCGTCAGCTACGAGGTCGTCACCGACAAACCGTGGTCGGGGTTCAACTACTATCACGGTGATTACCGCTCGACGGTGGCCGTCAACGCCGACCTCAAGCAGCAGATGTCGAACCTGCCGTCGCTGGTGGCGCACGAGTCCTATCCCGGACACCACACCGAGCACTGCCGCAAGGAGGCCGGTCTGGTCGCCGGCCTGGGGCAGCAGGAGCAGACCATCTTCCTGGTGAACACGCCGCAGTGCCTGATGGCCGAGGGGTTGGCGGATCTGGCGCTCTACGCGGCGATCGGCCCGGACTGGGGATTCTGGGCCGCCGAGATCTACGCGGATCTGGGTCTGCGATTCGACGCCGAGCGCGCCCAGGCCATCTCGGTCGCGCGGGCCACGCTCGCCGACGTGCGCCAGGACGCCGCCCTGATGCTGCACGACGAGCACCGCGACATCGACGAGGTGGTGGCGTATGTGCGGCGCTGGCTGCTGGTCGACGAGGCCCGGGCGCGGCAGATGATGCGGTTTCTGTCCTCGCCACTGTGGCGGGCCTACACCAGCACCTACGTCGAGGGTTACCGGCTGCTGCGGCCGTGGCTCGACGACCGGCCGGTCGGGGTGACGCTGACGCAGCAATTCGGCCGGCTGCTGGACGAGCCGCTGATTCCGTCGACGCTGCGCGCGGCCTGA
- a CDS encoding glycine hydroxymethyltransferase — MTAEPTVTAATPAPGADYAATASAAYRSALQVIESVEPRVAAATRKELADQRDSLKLIASENYASPAVLLTMGTWFSDKYAEGTVGHRFYAACQNVDTVESLAAEHARELFGAPYAYAQPHSGIDANLVAYWAILATRVEAPGLAELGAKHVNDLSEQDWETLRGKLGNQRLMGMSLDTGGHLTHGFRPNISGKMFHQRSYGTDPETGLLDYAAIAAAAREFKPLVLVAGYSAYPRRVNFAKMREIADEVGATLMVDMAHFAGLVAGKVFTGEEDPVPYAHVTTTTTHKSLRGPRGGLVLATKEYSDAVDKGCPMVLGGPLSHVMAAKAVALAEARQPEFQSYAQAVADNAKALADGFLKRGGRLVTGGTDNHLVLLDVTSFGLTGRQAESALLDAGIVTNRNAIPADPNGAWYTSGIRLGTPALTTRGFGADEFDRVAELVVEVLTNTQPTAASSGPSKAKYTLADGTAERVHAGAAEMLAANPLYPGLTL; from the coding sequence ATGACTGCAGAACCGACTGTGACCGCCGCGACACCCGCCCCGGGCGCCGACTACGCCGCGACCGCGAGTGCCGCCTACCGTTCGGCGCTGCAGGTCATCGAGTCCGTCGAACCGCGCGTCGCCGCGGCCACCCGCAAAGAGCTGGCCGACCAGCGTGATTCGCTCAAGCTGATCGCCAGCGAGAACTACGCCTCGCCGGCCGTGCTGCTGACCATGGGGACCTGGTTCTCCGACAAGTACGCCGAGGGCACCGTCGGGCACCGCTTCTACGCGGCCTGCCAGAACGTCGACACCGTCGAGTCGCTGGCAGCCGAGCACGCCCGCGAACTGTTCGGCGCGCCGTACGCCTACGCCCAGCCGCACTCCGGCATCGACGCGAACCTCGTCGCCTACTGGGCGATCCTGGCCACCCGGGTCGAGGCGCCCGGCCTGGCCGAGTTGGGGGCCAAGCACGTCAACGACCTTTCCGAGCAGGACTGGGAGACGCTGCGCGGCAAGCTGGGCAACCAGCGGCTGATGGGGATGTCGCTGGACACCGGCGGTCACCTGACCCACGGCTTCCGGCCCAACATCTCCGGCAAGATGTTCCACCAGCGCAGCTACGGCACCGACCCCGAGACCGGTCTGCTCGACTACGCCGCGATCGCCGCGGCGGCCCGCGAGTTCAAGCCGCTGGTGTTGGTCGCCGGCTATTCGGCGTATCCGCGGCGGGTCAACTTCGCCAAGATGCGCGAGATCGCCGACGAGGTGGGCGCCACCCTGATGGTCGACATGGCGCACTTCGCCGGCCTGGTCGCGGGCAAGGTGTTCACCGGCGAAGAGGATCCGGTGCCCTATGCCCATGTCACCACCACCACGACCCACAAGTCGTTGCGCGGCCCGCGCGGCGGCCTGGTGCTGGCCACCAAGGAGTACTCCGACGCCGTCGACAAGGGCTGCCCCATGGTGCTCGGCGGCCCGCTGTCGCACGTCATGGCCGCCAAGGCGGTCGCGCTGGCCGAGGCGCGTCAGCCGGAGTTCCAGTCCTACGCGCAGGCCGTCGCCGACAACGCCAAGGCGCTGGCCGACGGATTCCTCAAGCGCGGCGGTCGCCTGGTCACCGGTGGCACCGACAACCACCTGGTGCTGCTCGACGTCACCTCATTCGGTCTGACCGGTCGGCAGGCGGAGTCCGCGCTGCTGGACGCGGGCATCGTGACCAACCGCAACGCCATCCCGGCCGACCCCAACGGCGCCTGGTACACCAGCGGGATCCGGCTCGGGACCCCCGCGCTGACCACCCGCGGTTTCGGCGCCGACGAGTTCGACCGGGTGGCCGAGCTGGTGGTCGAGGTGTTGACCAACACGCAGCCGACCGCCGCCTCGAGCGGGCCCTCGAAGGCGAAGTACACCCTGGCCGACGGCACCGCCGAGCGGGTGCACGCCGGCGCCGCCGAGATGCTGGCCGCCAACCCGCTGTACCCGGGGCTGACCCTGTAG